The following are encoded in a window of Bremerella alba genomic DNA:
- a CDS encoding DUF1573 domain-containing protein yields the protein MKPIALLLVCLLLGSAAGYGIAYRDATLPNHFGPITDPDQAWKSIPISDDAPKVVVEGSDIFVFGRMELNSVGKHTFVVKNEGKGVLELTMEGTTCKCTMADLKEGDTLEVSPGESTDIELEWRPKSYAEEFAQTARIATNDPRKSMLELRITGSVVQAIVLDPSEVRFTNLAAGETRKAATKALSFKEDSFEIKDLTVTGDQSELLSATYRPLTEEELEQSNGALAGYSLEVEVKPGLPLGTNRHTIVAHTTSEFGPELEIPVTSFIVGDISIIAVKKYDRDKSVLYLNKLKKAEGASTKLFLIVKGPHRNEVTVKAQETFPDYMKVEVGEPESINNGSVRKIPLSVEIPSGVPEGNYLGPERKDLGKIALSVEGHPEIKEVNIGVYFSVE from the coding sequence ATGAAACCAATTGCCCTCTTGCTTGTCTGCCTGTTGCTTGGTTCTGCGGCCGGTTATGGCATCGCCTACCGCGACGCGACTCTCCCCAATCATTTCGGCCCGATCACCGATCCGGATCAAGCCTGGAAATCGATTCCGATTTCGGATGATGCCCCCAAGGTGGTTGTCGAAGGTAGTGATATCTTTGTGTTCGGTCGTATGGAGCTGAACTCGGTGGGCAAGCATACGTTTGTCGTGAAGAACGAAGGAAAAGGCGTCCTCGAGTTAACCATGGAAGGCACCACCTGTAAGTGCACCATGGCCGATTTGAAAGAAGGAGACACGCTGGAAGTCTCTCCCGGCGAGTCGACCGACATCGAATTGGAATGGCGTCCCAAGAGCTATGCCGAGGAGTTTGCCCAAACAGCCCGCATCGCGACGAATGATCCACGTAAATCGATGCTGGAACTGCGGATCACCGGTAGCGTCGTGCAGGCTATCGTGCTCGACCCCTCTGAAGTCCGCTTCACCAACCTGGCCGCAGGAGAGACTCGCAAAGCAGCGACGAAGGCCCTGAGCTTCAAGGAGGACTCGTTTGAAATCAAGGATCTCACCGTTACCGGCGATCAGTCGGAATTGCTGTCAGCGACCTATCGTCCACTCACCGAAGAAGAACTCGAACAGTCCAACGGCGCTCTAGCCGGTTATTCCCTGGAAGTCGAAGTGAAGCCAGGCTTGCCGCTAGGTACCAATCGCCACACGATCGTGGCCCACACGACCAGCGAGTTCGGGCCGGAACTGGAGATTCCTGTCACCAGCTTTATCGTCGGGGACATCTCGATTATCGCGGTTAAGAAGTACGATCGCGATAAATCAGTGCTCTATCTGAACAAGTTGAAGAAGGCCGAAGGGGCTTCCACCAAGCTATTTCTCATCGTGAAGGGACCTCATCGAAACGAAGTCACCGTGAAAGCCCAGGAAACATTCCCTGACTATATGAAGGTTGAAGTCGGTGAGCCTGAGTCGATCAACAACGGTAGTGTCCGTAAGATCCCTCTTTCGGTTGAAATCCCGTCTGGTGTCCCGGAAGGGAATTATCTGGGGCCAGAGCGAAAGGATTTAGGGAAAATCGCTCTATCTGTGGAAGGACATCCAGAGATCAAGGAGGTCAATATTGGTGTTTATTTCTCAGTCGAGTAG
- a CDS encoding DUF1559 domain-containing protein: MCAKLRGRSGFTLVELLVVIAIIGVLIALLLPAVQQAREAARRMQCQNNLKQMGLALLNYHDVFGQFPPGYIDTAPNSATSQDGGWSWQAQILPQLEQKGLFDQFDFESHPYGPASDPYSTFENVAGVATELSMFSCPSDPKPSHTSVFESSDTGYVETIATASYAGVIGAFTNNACDSFLNPHSAHNGLLGANTKRKIRDITDGLSNTTMVGEMTWMQSENQVLYGSIGRGGTANCGGNNVQHPPYRHLRSHRQKPNGATPSSAHTAFHSMHPGGVQFAFADGSVHFIAETIQHTGSSNSEPAADWGVYQRLGTINDGQVISGY, from the coding sequence ATGTGTGCCAAATTGCGTGGACGGTCCGGGTTTACGTTGGTCGAACTGTTGGTTGTTATTGCGATCATTGGGGTGTTGATTGCGCTTTTACTTCCTGCAGTTCAGCAGGCACGTGAGGCCGCACGGCGAATGCAGTGTCAGAATAATCTGAAACAAATGGGACTTGCCTTACTGAACTATCACGACGTGTTCGGTCAGTTCCCCCCTGGCTACATCGATACCGCACCAAATAGTGCTACTTCGCAAGATGGTGGATGGTCTTGGCAAGCTCAGATATTGCCGCAACTAGAACAGAAGGGCTTGTTTGACCAGTTCGATTTCGAATCGCATCCCTACGGACCTGCCAGCGATCCTTACAGCACATTCGAGAACGTGGCTGGGGTTGCGACTGAATTGTCGATGTTTAGCTGTCCTTCCGATCCCAAGCCTTCTCATACATCGGTATTCGAGTCTTCCGATACCGGGTATGTCGAAACGATTGCCACCGCAAGCTATGCTGGTGTGATTGGGGCGTTCACCAATAACGCGTGCGATTCCTTTCTGAACCCTCACTCAGCCCACAACGGATTGTTAGGTGCAAACACGAAACGCAAGATTCGTGACATTACGGATGGCCTTTCCAATACCACAATGGTCGGCGAAATGACCTGGATGCAATCCGAGAATCAAGTGCTCTATGGTTCGATTGGAAGGGGTGGAACGGCCAATTGTGGTGGAAACAATGTTCAGCATCCACCTTATCGCCATTTACGGTCGCATCGCCAGAAGCCCAATGGAGCGACCCCGTCTTCGGCGCATACCGCATTTCATAGTATGCACCCCGGTGGAGTCCAGTTTGCCTTCGCCGACGGATCGGTGCATTTCATCGCGGAAACGATCCAGCACACCGGCTCTAGTAATTCCGAACCGGCCGCAGATTGGGGCGTTTATCAACGCTTAGGAACGATCAATGACGGCCAGGTGATTTCGGGCTACTAA
- a CDS encoding DHH family phosphoesterase: protein MSIDWAALKAAIEVPQRFVLTSHVRPDCDALGSELAMAALLRQMGKDVTIVNDSETPQHLEFIDPEGEIKQLGKDISREEIQNGFDAFMVVDTSAWIQLGEMAEAMQEFRGVKLVLDHHVSQDDLGGEMFKDPKCEATGRLVYDAAKAWGMTITKEVATVLFTAIATDTGWFRFPSVSGSTYQAIGDLVDAGAVPSEVYGNLFENERLERVNLRGRILSSAKIIHDGKLAYSMATQQDFAETGATPSDTEDAINRTMAVTGVEAAILFVELPNGDGVKASFRSRSSLDVARLAQQFGGGGHVAAAGALVKKPLGEVVSMLLEATERAMR from the coding sequence ATGAGTATTGACTGGGCCGCACTGAAAGCGGCTATCGAAGTTCCGCAGCGATTCGTTTTGACCAGCCACGTTCGACCCGACTGCGATGCGCTTGGCAGCGAATTAGCAATGGCGGCCCTGCTTCGCCAAATGGGGAAAGATGTCACCATCGTCAACGATTCCGAGACCCCACAGCATCTTGAATTCATCGACCCCGAGGGTGAGATCAAGCAGCTGGGCAAAGACATTTCGCGGGAAGAAATTCAGAACGGCTTCGATGCGTTCATGGTGGTCGATACGAGTGCCTGGATTCAGCTGGGTGAAATGGCCGAAGCGATGCAAGAGTTTCGCGGCGTCAAGCTAGTTCTCGACCATCACGTCAGTCAGGACGATCTGGGTGGCGAGATGTTCAAGGACCCGAAATGTGAAGCGACGGGACGTTTGGTTTACGATGCCGCTAAAGCCTGGGGGATGACGATCACCAAGGAAGTGGCGACGGTGTTGTTTACGGCCATCGCTACCGACACCGGTTGGTTTCGTTTTCCTTCGGTTAGCGGATCGACCTATCAGGCGATTGGAGATCTTGTTGACGCCGGGGCTGTGCCCAGTGAAGTCTATGGAAATCTCTTCGAGAACGAACGTCTCGAACGGGTCAATTTGCGTGGACGAATACTCTCAAGTGCCAAGATCATTCACGATGGCAAGCTGGCCTATAGCATGGCCACGCAACAGGACTTTGCCGAAACGGGCGCCACACCTAGCGATACCGAAGATGCCATCAATAGAACCATGGCGGTAACCGGCGTCGAGGCAGCGATCTTGTTTGTCGAACTTCCCAATGGCGATGGCGTCAAAGCCAGTTTTCGCAGTCGATCGTCGCTCGATGTTGCCAGGTTGGCCCAGCAGTTTGGTGGGGGCGGGCACGTCGCGGCCGCTGGTGCGTTGGTGAAAAAGCCGCTCGGCGAAGTCGTCTCGATGCTACTGGAAGCGACGGAACGAGCGATGAGGTAG
- the nirB gene encoding nitrite reductase large subunit NirB has protein sequence MVTDDQQTIVVIGNGMVGHRFVEKLVDFDQARQYKIVTFCEEPRAAYDRVGLTSFFAHRDAEKLMIARLEWYQEQGVELHLGDRAHKIDRDKQVVYSEQGAEIPYDHVVLATGSYPFVPPVDGINKLGVYVYRTIEDLEKIIEHGKTAKTCAVIGGGLLGLEAAKAAFDLGLKTHVIEFAPRLMPRQVDDRGSKVLVQKIEEMGVDVHLNKGTKQVQGDGKVEKMIFTDDTDLDVDMIIVSAGIRPRDDVAKEAGLDIGPRGGVSVDDLLRTSDPKIFAIGEVALHSGMIYGLVAPGYEMAEIVAGNLCGQSLTFGGTDLSTKLKLMGVDVASFGNYDSSEDVSTSLVVEDPFQGTYKKLLFSKDGKTLLGGILVGDASEYGTLSVFAKSGDPLPCSPSELMGTSGDGGGASALGGAESMPDGAQICSCNNVTKGQICAAIRDNDLMTPAEVKKCTSAGGGCGGCMPLVTDILTAELAAAGKTLSKDLCEHFAYSRQELFEIVKIKEIKSFDALLTSHGKGDGCEICKPAAASIFASLWNDHILETSHKTLQDTNDRFLANIQRDATYSVVPRVPGGEITPDKLIVLGEVAKKYNLYTKITGGQRVDLFGAKVQDLPDIWSELIDAGFESGHAYGKSVRTVKSCVGSTWCRYGVGDSVGFAIQIENRYRGIRSPHKLKFAVSGCVRECAEAQSKDVGLIATENGYNLYVCGNGGANPRHADLLVADIDEVTAVKYMDRFLMYYIMTADKLTRTSVWQEKMEGGLDHIREVVINDSLNICDELEARMQMLVDTYQCEWKSVVDDPEKRAFFKQFVNTDESELGIEIITERDQQRPADWPDNNVNLVELKGLNGEAFSRDLPGEEELTWVGMGSEVDFPVNGGSAVKYGDVQIAIFRATTHSDWYACQNMCPHKNAFVLSRGIIGDAGGVPKVACPLHKKTFSLESGECLTGEDFKLQTFKVKVEEGTVFVQLPPQETLNASLATKLHCISACDAEKSQQMAYVAS, from the coding sequence ATGGTGACAGACGATCAGCAAACCATCGTGGTGATCGGCAACGGAATGGTCGGACACCGGTTCGTCGAAAAACTCGTCGACTTCGATCAAGCTCGACAGTACAAAATCGTCACCTTCTGCGAAGAACCGCGAGCAGCCTACGACCGTGTCGGGCTCACCTCGTTCTTCGCCCATCGCGACGCCGAGAAGCTGATGATTGCCCGGCTGGAATGGTACCAGGAACAGGGCGTAGAGCTTCACCTCGGAGACCGGGCTCACAAAATCGACCGCGACAAGCAGGTTGTCTACTCCGAGCAAGGTGCTGAAATCCCTTACGACCACGTGGTACTCGCCACCGGATCGTACCCCTTCGTGCCGCCGGTCGATGGTATCAATAAGCTCGGCGTCTACGTCTATCGCACAATCGAGGATCTCGAGAAAATCATCGAACATGGCAAGACGGCCAAGACGTGCGCCGTTATTGGTGGTGGCCTGCTCGGCCTGGAAGCTGCTAAAGCGGCGTTCGACTTGGGCCTGAAAACACACGTGATCGAATTCGCCCCCCGCTTGATGCCTCGCCAAGTGGACGACCGCGGCTCGAAGGTATTGGTTCAAAAGATCGAAGAGATGGGCGTTGACGTTCATCTGAATAAAGGGACCAAACAAGTCCAAGGGGATGGCAAAGTCGAGAAGATGATCTTCACCGACGATACTGACCTCGACGTCGATATGATCATCGTCTCGGCTGGTATTCGCCCACGTGACGATGTGGCCAAAGAAGCAGGTCTTGATATCGGACCCCGTGGGGGCGTTTCGGTTGACGATCTCTTGCGAACGTCCGACCCCAAAATCTTTGCCATCGGCGAAGTCGCGCTGCACTCAGGCATGATCTACGGGCTTGTCGCGCCGGGGTACGAGATGGCTGAGATCGTCGCCGGCAATCTTTGCGGACAAAGCCTAACCTTTGGCGGGACCGATCTTTCGACGAAGCTGAAACTGATGGGCGTCGATGTGGCCAGCTTCGGCAATTACGATTCCAGCGAGGACGTGAGTACATCGCTGGTCGTCGAAGATCCTTTCCAAGGAACCTACAAGAAACTGCTCTTCAGCAAGGATGGCAAAACCTTGCTGGGTGGAATTTTGGTGGGGGATGCCTCGGAATATGGCACGCTGTCGGTCTTCGCGAAAAGTGGTGATCCGTTACCTTGTTCTCCTAGTGAGTTGATGGGTACCAGTGGAGACGGCGGCGGTGCTTCGGCACTGGGAGGTGCCGAAAGCATGCCTGACGGTGCTCAGATATGCTCTTGCAACAACGTAACCAAGGGCCAGATCTGCGCCGCAATTCGCGACAACGATTTGATGACGCCAGCGGAAGTGAAGAAGTGCACCTCGGCCGGTGGTGGTTGTGGTGGCTGCATGCCGCTGGTGACCGATATCCTGACGGCCGAGCTTGCCGCCGCCGGAAAGACGTTGAGCAAAGACCTGTGCGAACACTTCGCTTACTCACGGCAAGAGCTATTCGAGATCGTCAAAATCAAAGAGATCAAATCGTTCGACGCGCTCCTGACTTCGCACGGCAAAGGAGATGGCTGCGAGATCTGCAAGCCAGCTGCCGCGTCGATCTTTGCCTCGCTCTGGAATGACCACATTCTGGAAACGTCACACAAAACGCTGCAAGATACCAACGACCGATTCCTGGCCAATATTCAGCGCGATGCGACCTACAGCGTTGTCCCCCGTGTTCCCGGAGGAGAAATCACGCCTGACAAATTAATCGTCTTGGGCGAGGTGGCCAAGAAATACAACCTTTACACCAAAATAACCGGCGGACAACGTGTCGACCTATTCGGTGCCAAGGTGCAAGATCTGCCGGACATCTGGTCGGAGTTGATCGACGCCGGTTTCGAGAGTGGTCACGCATACGGTAAATCGGTTCGAACGGTGAAGAGTTGCGTCGGCAGCACCTGGTGCCGCTATGGGGTCGGCGATTCGGTCGGCTTTGCGATTCAAATTGAAAACCGCTACCGAGGTATCCGTTCGCCGCACAAACTGAAGTTCGCCGTTAGCGGATGTGTTCGCGAATGTGCTGAAGCCCAAAGTAAAGATGTCGGCCTGATTGCCACCGAGAACGGCTATAACCTTTACGTCTGTGGCAACGGCGGAGCGAACCCTCGGCACGCCGACTTGCTGGTCGCTGATATCGACGAAGTAACGGCCGTGAAGTACATGGACCGCTTCCTGATGTATTACATCATGACCGCCGACAAGTTGACCCGCACCAGCGTTTGGCAGGAAAAGATGGAAGGGGGTCTCGACCATATTCGTGAAGTGGTCATCAACGATTCCCTCAACATCTGTGACGAACTCGAAGCTCGGATGCAAATGCTGGTCGACACCTACCAATGCGAATGGAAGTCGGTGGTCGACGATCCTGAAAAGCGAGCCTTCTTCAAGCAGTTCGTTAACACGGACGAAAGTGAACTGGGCATCGAGATCATCACCGAGCGCGACCAACAGCGTCCCGCCGACTGGCCCGACAATAATGTCAACCTGGTAGAACTCAAAGGGCTCAACGGCGAAGCCTTCTCGCGCGATTTGCCTGGGGAAGAAGAGCTTACCTGGGTCGGCATGGGCAGTGAAGTCGACTTCCCCGTCAACGGTGGTTCAGCGGTGAAATATGGCGACGTCCAAATCGCGATCTTCCGAGCAACGACCCACAGCGACTGGTATGCCTGCCAAAACATGTGCCCTCACAAGAATGCGTTTGTGCTTTCCCGCGGCATCATCGGCGATGCTGGGGGCGTGCCGAAGGTGGCCTGTCCGCTGCATAAGAAGACCTTCTCGCTCGAGTCAGGCGAATGCCTAACCGGCGAAGACTTCAAGCTGCAAACATTTAAGGTCAAAGTGGAAGAAGGGACCGTCTTCGTGCAACTTCCACCGCAGGAGACATTGAACGCCAGCCTGGCAACTAAGCTCCATTGCATTTCAGCATGCGATGCCGAAAAGAGTCAACAGATGGCATATGTCGCGAGTTAA
- a CDS encoding multiheme c-type cytochrome, with protein sequence MRHETGHFATFLSVSTILLAGTFGCSRSAEVGDADRSAQQVPAKNPVHMADASAMPASKALPAASSDIALTAAEMPLGQQGSGKSSVQPVAMPSEIAMRDASEEEEEKPKFSRRELFEGWGKPEIALFLTGQQHGYIEPCGCTGLDNQKGGLMRRQTFLNQLRNDRGWEVVSLDVGNQVRRFGRQAEIKFQTSAEGLKKMDYDAISFGPDDLRLSVDEVFAAVASEDPDNIKYISSNASLLGFTPKHRIVESAGKKIGITGVLGTKEQQKISNAEVELGDPMQQLEATWNELKAENCDLYVLLSHASLEESRQFAKAFPGFQIVVTAGGAGEPTLQPEVVEGTNTQMIQVGTKGMYVGVVGLFNDPQKPIRYERVALDARFEDSEEMLRLLASYQKQLETLGLDGLGIRPQPHSSGHSFVGSAACAECHSEAYEVWENSKHSHATDTLVHPPERYEVPRHFDPECLACHVTGWNPELYLPYRSGYLGLETTPNLKSVGCENCHGPGSHHVASQNGEGGFSSEQTSMFVDQMRLPLESARDTCLKCHDLDNSPDFHANGAFEKYWEEIKH encoded by the coding sequence ATGCGTCACGAAACGGGTCACTTCGCCACCTTCCTCTCAGTCTCGACCATCCTACTAGCGGGCACATTCGGCTGCAGCCGTTCCGCAGAAGTGGGCGATGCCGATCGGTCTGCCCAGCAAGTTCCGGCGAAAAACCCTGTTCACATGGCCGATGCCTCGGCGATGCCAGCCAGCAAAGCATTGCCTGCGGCATCGTCAGACATTGCTCTAACTGCCGCCGAGATGCCACTTGGTCAACAAGGATCAGGCAAGTCGAGCGTGCAGCCGGTGGCAATGCCATCGGAGATCGCGATGAGGGATGCTTCCGAAGAGGAAGAAGAGAAGCCCAAGTTTTCTCGTCGCGAACTATTCGAGGGATGGGGCAAGCCGGAGATCGCATTGTTTCTAACCGGACAACAGCACGGCTATATCGAACCGTGCGGCTGCACCGGCCTCGACAATCAAAAAGGGGGGCTGATGCGACGTCAGACCTTTTTGAATCAACTTCGCAACGATCGCGGCTGGGAGGTTGTCTCCTTGGATGTCGGTAACCAGGTTCGCCGCTTCGGTCGTCAGGCAGAGATCAAGTTCCAGACCTCCGCCGAAGGTTTGAAGAAGATGGACTACGATGCGATCAGTTTCGGCCCCGATGACCTACGCCTCTCGGTCGACGAAGTCTTCGCTGCGGTTGCCTCGGAAGATCCCGACAACATTAAATACATTTCCAGCAATGCCAGCCTCTTAGGCTTCACGCCCAAACATCGGATCGTGGAATCAGCAGGCAAGAAAATCGGTATCACCGGCGTTCTGGGGACCAAGGAACAACAAAAAATATCGAATGCCGAAGTCGAACTAGGCGATCCGATGCAGCAACTCGAAGCGACCTGGAATGAATTGAAAGCTGAAAACTGCGATCTTTATGTTCTCCTTTCGCATGCTTCGCTTGAGGAAAGTCGCCAATTCGCCAAGGCTTTCCCCGGGTTCCAGATTGTGGTTACCGCCGGTGGGGCAGGGGAGCCCACGCTTCAACCGGAAGTCGTCGAAGGTACCAACACCCAGATGATTCAGGTGGGCACCAAGGGGATGTATGTCGGTGTGGTCGGATTGTTTAACGATCCCCAAAAGCCCATTCGCTACGAACGGGTTGCCCTCGATGCCCGTTTCGAGGACTCCGAAGAAATGCTGCGTCTTTTGGCGAGCTACCAGAAACAATTGGAAACGCTTGGTCTCGATGGCCTCGGTATTCGCCCTCAACCGCATTCCAGCGGACACTCGTTCGTCGGTTCCGCAGCTTGCGCCGAATGCCACTCGGAAGCCTACGAAGTTTGGGAGAACTCCAAACATAGCCATGCCACCGACACGCTGGTTCATCCTCCGGAACGCTACGAAGTACCTCGGCACTTCGATCCTGAGTGCCTGGCATGCCACGTGACCGGCTGGAATCCGGAACTCTACCTGCCGTACCGCTCCGGCTATCTCGGTCTGGAGACGACCCCCAATCTGAAAAGCGTCGGCTGCGAAAATTGCCACGGCCCTGGCTCGCATCACGTTGCTTCCCAGAACGGGGAAGGGGGCTTTTCAAGCGAGCAAACCTCGATGTTCGTCGACCAGATGCGTCTGCCGCTGGAATCGGCCCGCGATACGTGCCTCAAGTGCCACGACTTGGACAACAGCCCCGACTTCCACGCAAACGGGGCATTCGAGAAGTATTGGGAAGAGATCAAGCACTAA
- a CDS encoding bifunctional riboflavin kinase/FAD synthetase translates to MQLYRDLDSLSTEIRSGALTIGNFDGVHLGHAKIAQQVRKRADEVHGPAVVFTFDPHPVRLLRPELAPPPLTWTRRKVELLGQLGIDAVIAYPTTPELLQLTPDEFFQQIIVQKMAAKAMVEGPNFNFGKDRAGNVKTLETLCQKNGMLLDIVEPLTRPGETEYVSSSRIRKLIAQGNVQLASEMLTQPYRIRGMVTHGAGRGAQLGFATANLEAIDTLVPEIGVYAGMSYRGENVFAAAINIGPNPTFGEKARKIEVHLIDFQGSLYGEPLEVSFLARLREVTTFPDVEALKQQLDKDIQTTNQIFQSYQSKTSR, encoded by the coding sequence GTGCAACTTTATCGGGACCTGGATTCGCTTTCGACAGAAATCCGAAGCGGAGCGCTAACGATCGGCAACTTCGATGGCGTTCACTTGGGACACGCTAAGATTGCGCAGCAAGTGCGAAAGCGAGCCGACGAAGTCCATGGCCCGGCGGTTGTATTTACCTTCGACCCTCACCCGGTCCGGCTTCTTCGCCCGGAATTGGCTCCTCCACCTCTGACCTGGACGCGTCGCAAGGTTGAACTTCTTGGCCAACTCGGAATCGACGCCGTCATTGCCTACCCGACCACGCCAGAGTTGCTGCAATTAACGCCTGACGAATTTTTTCAGCAAATCATTGTGCAGAAGATGGCTGCCAAGGCGATGGTCGAAGGTCCTAATTTTAATTTCGGAAAAGACCGCGCCGGTAATGTAAAAACACTCGAAACATTGTGCCAAAAAAATGGCATGCTGCTGGACATCGTCGAGCCATTGACCCGACCAGGCGAAACCGAATACGTCTCGAGTAGCCGCATTCGCAAATTGATCGCACAAGGCAACGTGCAACTGGCCAGCGAAATGCTGACGCAGCCATATCGTATTCGAGGGATGGTCACGCACGGAGCAGGCCGCGGGGCACAGCTTGGGTTTGCGACCGCCAACCTGGAAGCCATCGACACGCTGGTGCCTGAGATCGGCGTTTATGCCGGGATGAGCTATCGCGGCGAGAATGTCTTTGCGGCAGCAATCAACATTGGTCCGAACCCCACCTTCGGCGAAAAGGCGCGCAAGATCGAAGTCCACTTGATCGATTTTCAAGGTTCGCTCTACGGCGAGCCCCTGGAGGTTTCGTTTCTCGCTCGCTTGCGCGAAGTGACCACGTTCCCCGATGTCGAAGCGCTCAAGCAGCAGCTCGATAAAGACATTCAAACCACGAACCAGATTTTTCAATCATATCAGTCGAAAACATCTCGTTAG